The following are encoded together in the Citrus sinensis cultivar Valencia sweet orange chromosome 1, DVS_A1.0, whole genome shotgun sequence genome:
- the LOC102611398 gene encoding calcium uptake protein, mitochondrial isoform X2, translated as MTIHLRRSSPSIHQLAQIQRLHSRQLSAPPESPSASLPLLSKASNANTDHLKDCIFDSLARWFSGIVVGSSLGLLYWSSNSDSISTKSSLFPVSFLSFADWSMSTLTNDTTDDDDDDRQSSSSSLFRKLSLPDYSSNFLFGEAYRRKIFFNYEKRIRLRSPPEKVFEYFASLRSPEGELLMRPADLMRAIVPVFPPSESHLVRDGYLRGERRPGELRCAPSEFFMLFDMNNDGLISFKDIPESSFSVAFKMFDIDNNGEISKEEFKQVMALMRSHNRQGAFHRDGLRTGLNVKGPVENGGLVEYFFGEDGRARLQHEKFVQFMRNLYEEMLRLEFAHYDYKQRGTISAEDFALSMVASADMGHLNKLLNRVDQLKNERHLCDLRITFEEFKNFAELRRKLQPFCLALFSYGKVNGLLTRDDFQRAAYRVCGILLTDNVIDIIFQVFDSNRDGNLSLEEFVRVLHNRERDIAQPVETGILGFLNCCWNFTNNSSIGKFLC; from the exons ATGACTATTCATCTTCGAAGATCCTCACCCTCCATCCACCAGCTGGCTCAAATCCAACGGCTCCATTCCCGCCAACTCTCCGCCCCACCAGAATCTCCCTCCGCCTCACTGCCTCTGCTCAGCAAGGCCTCAAACGCCAACACCGATCACCTCAAAGATTGCATTTTCGATTCTCTAGCTAGATGGTTCTCGGGGATCGTAGTTGGCTCCAGCCTAGGGTTACTCTACTGGTCTTCCAATTCTGATTCCATTTCCACCAAGTCTTCCCTCTTTCCAGTGTCGTTTTTGTCTTTTGCTGACTGGTCAATGTCGACGTTGACCAATGACACCaccgatgatgatgatgatgatcgtCAGAGCTCTTCCAGTTCTTTATTTCGCAAATTGTCTTTGCCAGATTACAGCTCTAACTTTCTCTTCGgag AGGCATATAGAagaaagattttctttaactATGAGAAGCGAATTAGGTTGCGGAGTCCACCTGAGaag GTGTTTGAGTACTTTGCGTCTTTACGATCACCGGAAGGAGAATTGCTCATGAGACCAGCAGATTTGATGCGAGCCATCGTTCCTGTATTTCCTCCCTCTGAATCACACCTTGTCAGAGATGGATATTTGAGAGGGGAAAGGAGGCCTGGGGAGTTAAGATGTGCTCCTTCAGAATTTTTTATGCTCTTTGATATGAACAATGATGGATTGATATCTTTCAAAGA CATTCCGGAATCAAGCTTTTCTGTGGCCTTCAAGATGTTTGACATTGACAACAATGG GGAGATCAGTAAGGAAGAATTTAAGCAAGTCATGGCTTTGATGAGATCTCATAACAGACAAGGGGCTTTCCATAGGGATGGACTTCGGACTGGGCTAAATGTTAAGGGTCCTGTGGAAAATGGAGGTCTGGTGGAATACTTCTTTGGTGAAGATGGAAGAGCACGGCTCCAACATGAGAAATTTGTCCAATTTATGAGAAATTTGTATGAGGAA ATGCTGAGACTGGAGTTTGCACATTATGACTACAAGCAACGGGGAACCATATCAGCCGAGGACTTTGCGCTGTCCATGGTTGCTTCTGCTGATATGGGACACTTAAACAAATTGCTTAATCGGGTTGATCAATTAAAGAATGAGCGGCATCTTTGTGATTTACGCATTAcatttgaagaatttaaaaattttgccGAGCTGCGGAGAAAATTGCAGCCATTTTGTTTGGCCCTTTTTAGTTATGGAAAAGTAAATGGTTTGTTGACACGGGATGACTTCCAACGAGCTGCATACCGT GTCTGCGGCATATTACTCACTGACAACGTGATTGACATCATTTTCCAAGTGTTTGACTCAAATCGTGACGGAAATCTAAGCTTAGAGGAGTTTGTTAGAGTATTACACAATCGGGAAAGGGATATTGCTCAACCCGTGGAGACAGGAATATTGGGATTTCTAAATTGCTGCTGGAACTTCACAAATAACAGCTCCATTGGAAAGTTTCTCTGTTAA
- the LOC102611398 gene encoding calcium uptake protein, mitochondrial isoform X1, with translation MTIHLRRSSPSIHQLAQIQRLHSRQLSAPPESPSASLPLLSKASNANTDHLKDCIFDSLARWFSGIVVGSSLGLLYWSSNSDSISTKSSLFPVSFLSFADWSMSTLTNDTTDDDDDDRQSSSSSLFRKLSLPDYSSNFLFGEAYRRKIFFNYEKRIRLRSPPEKVFEYFASLRSPEGELLMRPADLMRAIVPVFPPSESHLVRDGYLRGERRPGELRCAPSEFFMLFDMNNDGLISFKEYIFFVTLLSIPESSFSVAFKMFDIDNNGEISKEEFKQVMALMRSHNRQGAFHRDGLRTGLNVKGPVENGGLVEYFFGEDGRARLQHEKFVQFMRNLYEEMLRLEFAHYDYKQRGTISAEDFALSMVASADMGHLNKLLNRVDQLKNERHLCDLRITFEEFKNFAELRRKLQPFCLALFSYGKVNGLLTRDDFQRAAYRVCGILLTDNVIDIIFQVFDSNRDGNLSLEEFVRVLHNRERDIAQPVETGILGFLNCCWNFTNNSSIGKFLC, from the exons ATGACTATTCATCTTCGAAGATCCTCACCCTCCATCCACCAGCTGGCTCAAATCCAACGGCTCCATTCCCGCCAACTCTCCGCCCCACCAGAATCTCCCTCCGCCTCACTGCCTCTGCTCAGCAAGGCCTCAAACGCCAACACCGATCACCTCAAAGATTGCATTTTCGATTCTCTAGCTAGATGGTTCTCGGGGATCGTAGTTGGCTCCAGCCTAGGGTTACTCTACTGGTCTTCCAATTCTGATTCCATTTCCACCAAGTCTTCCCTCTTTCCAGTGTCGTTTTTGTCTTTTGCTGACTGGTCAATGTCGACGTTGACCAATGACACCaccgatgatgatgatgatgatcgtCAGAGCTCTTCCAGTTCTTTATTTCGCAAATTGTCTTTGCCAGATTACAGCTCTAACTTTCTCTTCGgag AGGCATATAGAagaaagattttctttaactATGAGAAGCGAATTAGGTTGCGGAGTCCACCTGAGaag GTGTTTGAGTACTTTGCGTCTTTACGATCACCGGAAGGAGAATTGCTCATGAGACCAGCAGATTTGATGCGAGCCATCGTTCCTGTATTTCCTCCCTCTGAATCACACCTTGTCAGAGATGGATATTTGAGAGGGGAAAGGAGGCCTGGGGAGTTAAGATGTGCTCCTTCAGAATTTTTTATGCTCTTTGATATGAACAATGATGGATTGATATCTTTCAAAGA atatatcttttttgtaaCTCTACTCAGCATTCCGGAATCAAGCTTTTCTGTGGCCTTCAAGATGTTTGACATTGACAACAATGG GGAGATCAGTAAGGAAGAATTTAAGCAAGTCATGGCTTTGATGAGATCTCATAACAGACAAGGGGCTTTCCATAGGGATGGACTTCGGACTGGGCTAAATGTTAAGGGTCCTGTGGAAAATGGAGGTCTGGTGGAATACTTCTTTGGTGAAGATGGAAGAGCACGGCTCCAACATGAGAAATTTGTCCAATTTATGAGAAATTTGTATGAGGAA ATGCTGAGACTGGAGTTTGCACATTATGACTACAAGCAACGGGGAACCATATCAGCCGAGGACTTTGCGCTGTCCATGGTTGCTTCTGCTGATATGGGACACTTAAACAAATTGCTTAATCGGGTTGATCAATTAAAGAATGAGCGGCATCTTTGTGATTTACGCATTAcatttgaagaatttaaaaattttgccGAGCTGCGGAGAAAATTGCAGCCATTTTGTTTGGCCCTTTTTAGTTATGGAAAAGTAAATGGTTTGTTGACACGGGATGACTTCCAACGAGCTGCATACCGT GTCTGCGGCATATTACTCACTGACAACGTGATTGACATCATTTTCCAAGTGTTTGACTCAAATCGTGACGGAAATCTAAGCTTAGAGGAGTTTGTTAGAGTATTACACAATCGGGAAAGGGATATTGCTCAACCCGTGGAGACAGGAATATTGGGATTTCTAAATTGCTGCTGGAACTTCACAAATAACAGCTCCATTGGAAAGTTTCTCTGTTAA